In one window of Nocardia brasiliensis DNA:
- a CDS encoding MerR family transcriptional regulator produces MRISDLAEATGASPRMLRHYENAGVLTPERDPNGYRHYRPEDIKTVHDIRCLLGSGLSLAEAAELIHIACTAPQTATDADRAAVLAQLDERRKQLDMGIERLLVERASLGQLRADIAAGR; encoded by the coding sequence GTGCGGATCAGTGATCTGGCCGAAGCCACCGGTGCGAGTCCGCGCATGTTGCGGCACTACGAGAACGCGGGCGTGCTGACGCCCGAGCGCGATCCGAACGGCTATCGGCACTATCGGCCCGAGGACATCAAGACGGTGCACGATATCCGCTGTCTACTCGGCTCGGGGTTGTCGTTGGCCGAGGCCGCCGAGCTGATCCACATCGCCTGCACCGCGCCGCAGACCGCGACCGACGCCGATCGTGCGGCGGTGCTGGCCCAGCTCGACGAACGCCGCAAGCAGCTGGACATGGGCATCGAGCGGCTCCTCGTCGAACGCGCCAGCCTCGGCCAGCTCCGTGCGGATATCGCGGCCGGCCGGTAA